The Pseudomonas baetica genome includes a region encoding these proteins:
- a CDS encoding YkgJ family cysteine cluster protein: MKCREGCGACCIAPSISSAIPGMPDGKPAGERCVQLSVDNLCSIFGRPERPAVCSGFAADIEVCGSSSQEAIRLIGWWEQMTAA; the protein is encoded by the coding sequence ATGAAATGCCGTGAAGGCTGTGGCGCTTGCTGCATTGCCCCTTCCATCAGTTCGGCGATACCCGGCATGCCTGATGGCAAACCTGCCGGCGAACGTTGCGTGCAACTTTCGGTCGATAACCTGTGCAGCATTTTCGGTCGCCCGGAGCGTCCGGCTGTCTGTTCGGGCTTCGCCGCCGATATCGAGGTGTGTGGCAGCAGTTCGCAAGAAGCGATCAGATTGATCGGCTGGTGGGAGCAAATGACGGCGGCGTGA
- a CDS encoding START domain-containing protein: protein MGSLHRIAVLCGLTAVLATSAAQAEDWKVAKNEDGIKVSLSEVPGSDYKSYQGVALMKTTVAKLRALQEDVAGACAWIHECKTQKLLKHEGDKSWTYSQFNTPWPVTPRDSVIEVTTVEGADGSLTRNLKGLPTYVPEEKGFVRVQQVIGFWKFVPKGDQVEVTYQVHTEPGGSVPAMVANKFVVDAPFKTLKALKERAEK from the coding sequence ATGGGTTCGCTGCATCGTATCGCTGTGTTGTGTGGTTTGACCGCCGTGCTGGCCACTTCCGCCGCTCAGGCTGAAGACTGGAAAGTCGCCAAGAACGAGGACGGCATCAAGGTCTCCCTAAGCGAAGTGCCGGGTTCGGACTACAAGTCCTATCAGGGCGTCGCCCTGATGAAGACCACCGTCGCCAAGCTGCGCGCACTGCAGGAAGACGTCGCCGGCGCCTGCGCCTGGATTCACGAGTGCAAGACCCAGAAACTGCTCAAGCATGAGGGCGACAAGAGCTGGACCTATAGTCAGTTCAATACGCCTTGGCCGGTAACTCCGCGTGACTCGGTGATTGAAGTCACCACCGTCGAAGGTGCCGACGGCAGCCTGACCCGCAACCTCAAAGGTCTGCCGACGTACGTTCCTGAAGAAAAAGGCTTTGTCCGCGTGCAGCAGGTCATAGGCTTCTGGAAGTTCGTACCGAAGGGCGACCAGGTTGAAGTCACTTATCAAGTGCACACCGAACCAGGTGGCAGCGTGCCGGCGATGGTTGCCAACAAGTTTGTTGTTGATGCTCCGTTCAAAACCCTTAAAGCCTTGAAAGAGCGCGCCGAGAAGTAA
- a CDS encoding LTA synthase family protein — MANPDALNQQRSSTRLLQPTVKSHLAYTLLCALVMMVMFSVLRLALLVYNREMILDTPASTFLEAFANGLRFDLRLVVYVCIPLVLALFSARAMAARGFFRLWLTVASSIPLFLGLMEMDFYREFHQRLNGLVFQYVKEDPKTVMSMLWYGFPVVRYLLAWVIGTVILTLAFKGADRATRPRGPFSGGSVSTRQVAPWYMRLAVFVVCLLICVVAARGTLRQGPPMRWGDVYTTDSNFANQLGLNATLSLIEAAKSRMGEDRDNIWKATLPQEQAQKVVRDMLLMPDDKLVDADIAAVRRDYTPPADKTLPIKNVVVILMESMAGHSVGALGAPGNITPYLDKLAKEGLLFDRFFSNGTHTHQGMFATMACFPNLPGFEYLMQTPEGSHKLSGLPQVLSARDYDDVYVYNGDFAWDNQSGFFSNQGMTNFVGRNDFVNPVFSDPTWGVSDQDMFDRGLQELKARENGKPFYALLQTLSNHTPYALPTPLPVERVTDRGSLNEHLTAMRYSDWALGQFFEKARKEPYFKETLFVIVGDHGFGNERQITEMDLGRFNVPMLMIAPGIQEKFGTRDHTVGTQIDIVPTIMGRLGGEVRHQCWGRDLLNLPQGDTGFGVIKPSGSEQTTAIVTADEILVLPKEKEMAPKIWKYQLGANPSAEVVPDAPRTAELKLKLEAFLQTATKSLMDNTAGVVHGTPD, encoded by the coding sequence ATGGCAAACCCGGACGCCCTGAATCAGCAGCGATCTTCCACTCGCCTGCTGCAACCGACCGTCAAATCGCATCTGGCTTACACGCTGCTTTGCGCGCTGGTCATGATGGTGATGTTTTCCGTGCTGCGCCTCGCGCTGCTGGTCTACAACCGCGAGATGATCCTCGACACCCCGGCCTCGACTTTCCTCGAAGCCTTCGCCAACGGCCTGCGTTTCGACTTGCGCCTGGTGGTCTACGTCTGCATTCCGCTGGTGCTGGCACTGTTCAGTGCCCGCGCCATGGCGGCGCGTGGCTTCTTCCGTCTGTGGCTGACCGTCGCCTCAAGCATCCCGCTGTTTCTCGGCCTGATGGAGATGGACTTCTACCGCGAGTTTCACCAGCGCCTCAACGGCCTGGTGTTTCAGTACGTGAAGGAAGATCCGAAAACCGTGATGAGCATGCTCTGGTACGGCTTTCCGGTGGTGCGCTATCTGCTGGCCTGGGTGATCGGCACCGTAATCCTGACCCTGGCGTTCAAGGGCGCCGACCGTGCCACGCGGCCGCGCGGGCCGTTCAGCGGTGGCAGCGTCAGCACTCGCCAGGTGGCTCCGTGGTACATGCGCCTTGCAGTGTTCGTGGTTTGCCTGCTGATCTGCGTAGTCGCGGCCCGTGGCACCCTGCGCCAAGGCCCGCCGATGCGCTGGGGTGATGTCTACACCACCGATTCGAACTTCGCCAACCAGCTCGGCCTTAACGCCACGCTGTCGCTGATCGAGGCCGCCAAGTCCCGCATGGGCGAGGATCGCGACAACATCTGGAAAGCCACGCTGCCGCAGGAGCAGGCGCAGAAAGTCGTGCGTGACATGCTGCTGATGCCTGACGACAAACTGGTCGATGCCGATATTGCCGCCGTGCGCCGTGATTACACGCCGCCGGCCGATAAGACCCTGCCGATCAAGAACGTCGTCGTGATCCTGATGGAAAGCATGGCCGGTCATTCGGTTGGCGCCTTGGGCGCACCGGGTAACATCACGCCTTACCTGGACAAACTGGCCAAGGAAGGTCTGCTGTTCGACCGTTTCTTCTCCAACGGTACGCATACCCACCAGGGCATGTTCGCGACCATGGCCTGCTTCCCGAACCTGCCAGGCTTCGAATACCTGATGCAGACGCCGGAAGGCAGCCACAAGCTGTCCGGCCTGCCGCAGGTGCTCAGCGCCCGTGACTACGACGACGTCTACGTCTACAACGGCGACTTCGCCTGGGACAACCAGTCGGGCTTCTTCAGCAACCAGGGCATGACCAACTTTGTTGGCCGTAACGACTTCGTCAACCCGGTGTTCTCCGATCCGACGTGGGGCGTGTCCGACCAGGACATGTTCGACCGTGGTCTGCAGGAGCTCAAGGCGCGGGAAAACGGCAAGCCGTTCTACGCGTTGCTGCAAACCCTGTCCAACCACACGCCGTACGCTTTGCCGACACCATTGCCGGTCGAGCGTGTGACCGATCGCGGTTCGCTCAACGAGCATTTGACCGCGATGCGTTACTCGGACTGGGCGCTGGGTCAGTTCTTCGAGAAGGCGCGCAAAGAGCCTTACTTCAAGGAAACCCTGTTCGTGATCGTCGGCGACCACGGTTTCGGTAACGAACGCCAGATCACCGAAATGGATCTGGGCCGCTTCAACGTGCCGATGCTGATGATCGCACCGGGCATCCAGGAGAAGTTCGGTACCCGCGACCACACCGTGGGCACGCAGATCGATATCGTGCCGACCATCATGGGGCGTCTGGGTGGCGAAGTACGTCATCAGTGCTGGGGTCGCGACTTGCTCAACCTGCCGCAAGGCGACACCGGTTTCGGTGTGATCAAGCCATCGGGCAGCGAGCAGACTACTGCCATCGTTACCGCTGACGAGATCCTCGTACTGCCGAAAGAGAAAGAGATGGCACCGAAGATCTGGAAGTATCAGTTGGGCGCAAATCCGAGTGCCGAGGTTGTTCCGGATGCACCGCGCACCGCCGAGTTGAAACTCAAACTCGAAGCGTTCCTGCAAACGGCGACCAAGAGCTTGATGGACAACACCGCCGGTGTGGTCCACGGCACGCCGGACTGA
- a CDS encoding IS4 family transposase, giving the protein MRLARALELTHNFVSTPNSLEGLDSLLDPSLVEQALEQAGVATLRRRRLPLEMMLWCVISMAFFRRMSAWDVVSRMNIMLPGQRPLVAPSAVVQARQRLGSEAVRQVFDLTQKSWHEAASHPTWAGLRLLGVDGVVWRTPDTPENRARYDSASNQHGDTGFPQVRMVCQMELTSHLLIGSAFDGYRSNEMKLAEQLIETTPDHSLTLFDRGFYSLGLLHQWQQAGIERHWLMPLKKGSQYEVLQRLGRHDAVVSLSTSPQARKQWPGLPERLTARLLSKTVKGKVCQILTSMADSLRFPSDEIVDLYSQRWEIELGFREMKQTLLNSSYTLRSKTPEMIEQELWGVLLGYNLLRYQMVEMSRHCPGIHPCELSFTACTWAILGFINGVSADRSGNIPKYLAELHASAPHYVLPHRREERIYPRAIRLKSPKYPIKNKNASQLN; this is encoded by the coding sequence ATGCGTCTGGCTCGGGCACTGGAACTCACCCACAACTTCGTCTCGACTCCCAACTCCCTCGAAGGGTTGGACTCGTTGCTTGATCCATCTCTGGTCGAACAGGCATTGGAGCAGGCCGGTGTAGCCACTTTGCGCAGGCGACGCTTACCTTTGGAAATGATGCTTTGGTGCGTCATCTCCATGGCGTTTTTTCGACGCATGTCGGCGTGGGATGTGGTCAGTCGCATGAACATCATGCTGCCTGGGCAACGTCCGCTGGTCGCGCCCAGCGCCGTAGTCCAAGCCCGTCAGCGGCTGGGCAGCGAGGCCGTACGACAAGTCTTCGATCTGACTCAGAAAAGCTGGCATGAAGCGGCCAGTCATCCGACCTGGGCCGGGTTGCGCTTGCTGGGTGTCGACGGCGTCGTCTGGCGTACGCCCGATACACCGGAAAACCGTGCGCGTTACGACTCCGCCAGCAACCAGCATGGCGATACTGGTTTTCCTCAGGTGCGCATGGTTTGCCAAATGGAATTGACCAGTCACTTACTGATTGGCAGCGCGTTTGACGGCTATCGCAGCAACGAGATGAAACTGGCGGAGCAACTGATCGAAACCACCCCCGATCACTCGCTGACGCTGTTCGATCGCGGCTTTTATTCCTTGGGGTTGCTGCATCAATGGCAGCAAGCAGGCATCGAGCGACATTGGTTGATGCCGCTGAAAAAAGGCTCGCAGTACGAAGTGCTTCAGCGTTTGGGGCGCCACGATGCTGTGGTCTCGTTGAGTACTTCGCCGCAGGCCCGCAAGCAATGGCCTGGATTGCCGGAGCGCCTGACTGCGCGGCTTCTGAGCAAAACCGTCAAGGGCAAGGTTTGTCAGATACTGACGTCGATGGCCGACTCATTACGCTTCCCGTCCGACGAAATCGTCGATCTCTACAGCCAGCGATGGGAGATCGAGTTAGGGTTTAGAGAAATGAAGCAGACCCTGCTGAACAGCAGCTATACGCTGCGCAGCAAGACGCCCGAAATGATTGAGCAGGAACTGTGGGGCGTGTTGTTGGGCTACAACCTGTTGCGTTATCAGATGGTGGAGATGAGCCGCCATTGTCCAGGCATCCATCCATGCGAACTGAGCTTCACCGCGTGCACTTGGGCGATCTTGGGGTTTATCAACGGCGTTTCTGCGGATCGTTCGGGGAACATCCCCAAATATCTCGCAGAGTTGCATGCCTCAGCCCCGCATTATGTCCTGCCACATCGACGCGAGGAGCGCATTTATCCTCGGGCAATCAGGCTCAAATCGCCGAAGTATCCGATCAAAAACAAAAATGCCAGTCAGCTTAACTGA
- a CDS encoding DUF3309 family protein: MDMGTILIIILILLLIGGLPVFPHSRSWGYGPSGIIGVVLVVLLVLLLLGRI, from the coding sequence ATAGACATGGGCACAATTCTTATCATTATCCTGATCCTGTTGCTGATCGGTGGTCTGCCAGTCTTCCCGCACTCCAGAAGTTGGGGTTACGGTCCATCGGGCATTATCGGCGTGGTGTTGGTCGTGCTGCTGGTGCTGTTGTTACTCGGTCGGATATAA
- a CDS encoding SDR family oxidoreductase, with product MQNRMMITGAGSGLGREIALRWAREGWQLALSDVSEPGLQETLKMVREAGGDGFVQRCDVRDYSQLTAFAQACEEKLGGIDIIVNNAGVASGGFFSELSLEDWDWQIAINLMGVVKGCKAFLPLLEQSKGKIINIASMAALMQGPAMSNYNVAKAGVVALSESLLIELAQQEVGVHVVCPSFFQTNLLDSFRGPTPAMKAQVGKLLESSPITAADIADYIYQQVAAGEFMILPHEQGRMAWAIKQKNPQLLYNEMTSMAEKMRAKAKQSNG from the coding sequence ATGCAAAATCGCATGATGATCACTGGTGCAGGCTCGGGCCTGGGTCGCGAAATCGCGCTGCGCTGGGCGCGTGAAGGCTGGCAACTGGCCTTGTCCGATGTCAGCGAACCCGGCCTGCAGGAAACCCTGAAAATGGTCCGTGAGGCCGGTGGTGACGGCTTTGTTCAACGCTGCGATGTGCGTGATTACAGCCAGCTCACCGCGTTCGCCCAGGCCTGTGAAGAGAAACTCGGTGGCATCGACATCATCGTCAATAATGCTGGCGTGGCGTCTGGCGGGTTCTTCAGCGAACTGTCGCTGGAAGACTGGGACTGGCAGATCGCGATCAACCTGATGGGCGTGGTCAAGGGCTGCAAGGCGTTTTTGCCGCTGCTTGAGCAAAGCAAGGGCAAGATCATCAACATCGCCTCCATGGCCGCGTTGATGCAAGGCCCGGCGATGAGCAACTACAACGTTGCCAAAGCGGGCGTAGTGGCCTTGTCAGAAAGCCTGTTGATCGAACTGGCACAGCAGGAAGTCGGCGTGCATGTGGTGTGTCCGTCGTTCTTCCAGACCAATCTGCTCGATTCTTTCCGTGGTCCGACCCCGGCGATGAAGGCGCAGGTTGGCAAGTTGCTGGAGAGTTCGCCAATCACCGCTGCGGACATCGCCGATTACATCTATCAGCAAGTGGCTGCCGGCGAATTCATGATCCTGCCCCACGAGCAGGGGAGAATGGCCTGGGCGATCAAACAGAAGAATCCGCAACTGCTCTACAACGAAATGACCTCCATGGCCGAGAAAATGCGCGCCAAGGCCAAACAGAGCAACGGCTGA
- a CDS encoding YnfA family protein: MLNYLWFFLAALFEIAGCFAFFMWLRQGKSALWVIPALLSLTLFALLLTRVEAAYAGRAYAAYGGIYIVASIGWLAVVERVRPLGSDWIGVALCVIGASVILFGPRFSAA, from the coding sequence ATGCTCAATTATCTGTGGTTCTTTCTCGCGGCACTGTTTGAAATCGCCGGTTGTTTTGCCTTCTTCATGTGGCTGCGCCAAGGCAAAAGTGCCCTGTGGGTGATCCCCGCGCTGCTCAGCCTGACCTTGTTCGCGCTGTTGTTGACGCGTGTTGAAGCGGCCTATGCCGGTCGTGCCTATGCCGCTTATGGCGGGATCTACATCGTGGCGTCGATCGGCTGGCTGGCTGTGGTCGAGCGTGTTCGGCCGTTGGGTTCGGACTGGATCGGCGTGGCGCTGTGCGTGATCGGTGCCAGCGTGATTTTGTTTGGTCCACGCTTTTCTGCCGCTTGA
- the csrA gene encoding carbon storage regulator CsrA encodes MLVLSRVVGELISIGDDITLRVLSVNGSSVRFGVDAPQKVNVHRAEVYERIQRKQATQKVR; translated from the coding sequence ATGCTTGTGCTCAGCCGTGTCGTTGGTGAGTTGATCTCAATCGGTGATGACATCACCTTACGCGTTCTGTCAGTGAACGGCTCCAGCGTGCGCTTTGGCGTCGACGCACCGCAGAAGGTCAACGTGCACCGCGCGGAGGTCTATGAGCGAATCCAGCGCAAGCAGGCCACGCAAAAAGTGCGCTGA
- a CDS encoding YheU family protein, with amino-acid sequence MLIPYDALEVDTLTRLIEDFVTRDGTDNGDDTPLETRVLRVRQALTKGQALIVFDPESEQCQLMLKHDVPKHLFD; translated from the coding sequence ATGCTTATTCCCTACGACGCGCTTGAAGTCGACACCCTCACCCGCCTGATCGAAGATTTCGTCACCCGCGATGGCACTGACAATGGCGATGACACGCCGCTGGAAACCCGCGTGCTGCGCGTACGCCAGGCGCTGACCAAGGGCCAGGCGCTGATTGTCTTCGACCCGGAAAGCGAGCAGTGCCAGTTGATGCTCAAGCACGATGTGCCCAAGCATCTGTTCGATTGA
- a CDS encoding osmoprotectant NAGGN system M42 family peptidase: MTTQIPEPDLNYLQKVLLEMLAIPSPTGFTDTIVRYVAERLEELGIPFEMTRRGTIRATLKGKKNSPDRAVSAHLDTIGAAVRAIKDNGRLTLAPVGCWSSRFAEGSRVSLFTDNGVIRGSVLPLMASGHAFNTAVDEMPISWDHVELRLDAYCATKADCDSLGISVGDVVAFDPLPEFTESGHISARHLDDKAGVAALLASLKAIVDSGQELMIDCHPLFTITEETGSGAAAALPWDVSEFVGIDIAPVAPGQHSNEHAVSVAMQDSGGPYDYHLSRHLLRLAGENELPVRRDLFRYYFSDAHSAVTAGHDIRTALLAFGCDATHGYERTHIDSLAALSRLLGAYILSPPVFASDAAPANASLDRFSHQIEHDTQMESETRVPPVDSLVGQRSDN; encoded by the coding sequence ATGACCACGCAAATCCCCGAACCGGATCTCAACTACCTGCAAAAAGTCCTTCTGGAAATGCTCGCCATTCCCAGCCCAACCGGGTTCACCGACACCATCGTGCGCTACGTCGCCGAGCGTCTGGAAGAACTCGGCATCCCTTTTGAAATGACCCGGCGCGGCACCATTCGCGCCACGCTCAAGGGTAAAAAGAACAGTCCCGATCGCGCGGTCTCGGCGCATCTCGACACCATTGGTGCCGCCGTTCGGGCGATCAAAGACAACGGGCGTCTGACGCTCGCCCCGGTCGGCTGCTGGTCGAGCCGTTTTGCCGAGGGCAGTCGTGTCAGCCTGTTCACCGACAACGGCGTGATTCGCGGCAGTGTGTTGCCGCTGATGGCTTCCGGGCATGCGTTCAACACTGCCGTGGATGAGATGCCGATCAGTTGGGATCACGTCGAACTGCGCCTCGATGCCTACTGCGCGACCAAGGCCGATTGCGACTCGCTGGGCATCAGCGTCGGCGATGTGGTGGCGTTCGATCCGCTGCCGGAGTTCACCGAAAGCGGCCATATCAGCGCCCGTCACCTGGATGACAAGGCCGGCGTCGCTGCGCTGCTGGCATCGCTTAAAGCCATCGTCGACAGCGGCCAGGAGTTGATGATCGACTGCCATCCGCTGTTCACCATCACCGAAGAAACCGGCAGCGGCGCGGCGGCAGCATTGCCGTGGGACGTCAGCGAGTTCGTCGGCATCGACATCGCACCGGTCGCACCCGGACAGCATTCCAACGAACACGCGGTGAGCGTGGCGATGCAGGATTCCGGCGGGCCGTACGACTATCACCTGTCGCGGCACTTGCTGCGTCTGGCCGGGGAAAACGAACTGCCGGTGCGCCGCGACCTGTTCCGCTACTACTTCAGCGATGCACATTCGGCGGTGACCGCCGGCCACGACATTCGAACCGCCCTGCTCGCCTTTGGCTGCGATGCGACCCATGGTTATGAGCGCACGCACATCGACAGTCTGGCAGCGCTGAGTCGCTTGCTCGGGGCGTACATCCTGAGCCCTCCGGTGTTCGCCAGCGATGCGGCGCCGGCCAATGCTTCGCTGGATCGCTTCAGTCATCAGATCGAACATGACACGCAGATGGAGAGCGAAACGCGAGTGCCGCCAGTGGACAGTCTGGTGGGGCAGCGCTCGGACAATTAA
- the ngg gene encoding N-acetylglutaminylglutamine synthetase, with translation MKPHATAINQRLIRGQTPSYERLQARLAEDGSELATAPIAVHCGWGRLLIGHTFPDPATLARELLNEQPGERDIALYVAAPQQILGLEPTQLFLDPSDTLRLWFSDYRPSTRVFRGFRIRRAQSDADWQAINHLYQARGMLPIDPTLLTPRHQGGPVYWLAEDEDSGAVIGSVMGLNHHKAFNDPENGSSLWCLAVDPQCSRPGVGEVLVRHLIEHFMSRGLSYLDLSVLHDNRQAKNLYAKLGFRNLSTFAIKRKNGINQTLFLGPGPEADFNPYARIIVEEAHRRGIDVQVDDAEAGLFTLSHGGRRVRCRESLSDLTSAISMSLCQDKSLTHKVLKAAGLKLPAQQLAGNADDNLAFLDEHQRVVVKPLDGEQGQGVAVDLQSIEEVQQAIESARQFDSRVLLESFHEGLDLRILVIGFEVVAAAIRRPAEVIGDGQHSIGALIEAQSRRRQAATGGESKIPLDHETQRTLHAAGYDYSSVLPAGEHLFVRRTANLHTGGTLEDVTAILHPTLVDAAVRAARALDIPMVGLDLMVPAADQPEYVFIEANERAGLANHEPQPTAERFVDLLFPHSQPVV, from the coding sequence ATGAAACCCCACGCCACGGCCATTAACCAACGCCTGATACGCGGCCAGACTCCGTCGTATGAACGTTTGCAGGCGCGTCTGGCCGAAGACGGCAGCGAACTCGCCACCGCCCCGATTGCCGTGCATTGCGGCTGGGGCCGGTTGCTGATCGGGCATACTTTTCCCGACCCGGCGACACTGGCCCGGGAGCTGCTCAACGAGCAGCCCGGCGAGCGTGATATCGCCCTGTACGTCGCCGCGCCGCAGCAGATTCTCGGCCTCGAACCGACGCAACTGTTTCTCGACCCGTCCGACACCCTGCGCCTGTGGTTCAGCGACTATCGCCCGTCCACCCGAGTATTTCGCGGCTTTCGTATTCGGCGTGCGCAAAGTGACGCGGACTGGCAGGCAATCAATCACCTGTACCAGGCGCGCGGCATGTTGCCGATCGATCCGACGCTGCTCACCCCGCGTCATCAGGGCGGCCCGGTTTACTGGCTGGCCGAGGATGAAGACAGCGGCGCGGTGATCGGCAGCGTCATGGGCCTGAATCACCACAAGGCGTTCAACGACCCGGAAAACGGCAGCAGCCTCTGGTGCCTGGCGGTTGATCCGCAGTGCTCGCGCCCCGGTGTCGGCGAAGTGCTGGTGCGGCACCTGATCGAGCACTTCATGAGTCGCGGCCTGAGCTATCTGGATCTATCGGTGTTGCACGACAACCGCCAGGCGAAAAACCTCTACGCCAAACTCGGTTTCCGCAACCTCTCGACCTTCGCGATCAAGCGCAAGAACGGCATCAATCAGACGCTGTTCCTCGGCCCAGGGCCGGAAGCCGACTTCAATCCCTATGCGCGGATCATCGTCGAAGAGGCCCATCGTCGCGGTATCGACGTGCAAGTGGATGACGCCGAAGCCGGACTGTTCACCCTCAGTCATGGCGGGCGCCGAGTGCGTTGCCGCGAATCGCTGAGCGACCTGACCAGTGCGATCAGCATGAGCTTGTGTCAGGACAAAAGCCTGACTCACAAAGTGCTGAAAGCCGCAGGGCTCAAGCTGCCCGCGCAGCAATTGGCCGGCAACGCCGACGACAATCTGGCCTTTCTCGACGAGCATCAGCGGGTGGTGGTCAAACCACTCGACGGAGAACAGGGCCAAGGCGTCGCGGTGGATTTGCAGAGCATCGAAGAGGTGCAGCAGGCCATCGAATCGGCCAGGCAATTTGATAGCCGAGTGCTGTTGGAGAGTTTCCACGAAGGTCTCGACCTGCGGATTCTGGTGATTGGTTTTGAAGTGGTGGCGGCAGCGATTCGTCGTCCGGCGGAAGTGATCGGCGATGGTCAGCATTCGATTGGTGCGCTGATCGAAGCCCAGAGCCGACGCCGGCAAGCGGCCACGGGTGGCGAAAGCAAAATCCCGCTGGATCACGAAACCCAGCGCACTTTGCATGCGGCCGGTTACGACTACAGCAGCGTCTTGCCCGCGGGCGAGCATCTGTTTGTGCGGCGCACGGCGAATCTGCACACCGGCGGCACGCTGGAGGATGTCACGGCGATTCTGCATCCGACCTTGGTGGATGCGGCGGTGCGGGCGGCGCGCGCACTGGATATTCCGATGGTCGGCCTTGATTTGATGGTGCCGGCGGCGGATCAACCGGAGTACGTGTTTATCGAAGCCAACGAACGCGCAGGCCTGGCCAACCATGAACCGCAACCGACGGCTGAGCGGTTTGTCGATTTGTTGTTTCCGCACAGTCAGCCGGTTGTCTGA